The Apis cerana isolate GH-2021 linkage group LG2, AcerK_1.0, whole genome shotgun sequence genomic sequence ATGTAGTTCTTTGAGTACAGCGGGCGTTAATgggttaatataaaattaaagaaatgcattttgcaataattaaacgattcaGTAGAAGACGAGATAGTGAACGTTCGCAATCACACGTGGatgtattaaatgaaaatcggAAACAGCCTCCATTACCCCCTACGAAAGGTGATGGATCAGTTGATTATGATGGTAAGAATTAATTcatatgaaatgatattttacttTGTGTAATAatcacatttaatatattaaaaatatatattaaattaaaatttcaatggacaaaaatatgatatttatcggataatttaaataataagctAATTACTATAATCTTATTATgacaaaatattatcataattgtgaccaaatatattatttttgaatttataatacaaatagtaATCCATTAatgcttattttataaatctaaaattgttatatttattgatttttattattatattgatatatttaaatttgcaattattaaaaatatacaaatttttattaaaaagatatataaatttaaaaataattctattatgtatttattttttattgttgaaaaaagttttaagttttataataatatagatgtgTAAACTttagaatgaaaattcttctttgagaatgatcttctttttcttaaaataatttttttattaaaaagtagatTAAGCgactgtaattaaaaatattttttaaataattaatatcaatcgcttatagtttataatattatattattcataataaaataaataaatatagaatatcttttatcagtaatgattttataatgacaaaattgatattttaaattatatttaaagcacatatatcaacaattaacttttgaatattatgCATTGTTaaagtaacaaaaataattcaaaatacttgaaaatttcaacaaatgataatagcaattaaaatattgtatttctttGAATACACTTACACATGGATTGATATTAGTTAttagtaattgaaattaaaaaaaaatgaaaattactttttcattatttgtttaactttaattaacattattatttaaaaattattattataaaattttgttacagCTCTTTATGAAGAAGAAAGTGAAACAGAAAGtaagaaatcatttattattaataagatatatatattataaattatctacataaaatgtaatttttatttttatgttgcatTTTAGTGGATTCTATGGAATCCCATGGATCTGTTGTAACTCACCTTTTATCTCAAGTAAAAATTGGTATGGATTTAACAAAAGTAGCATTACCTACATTTATCTTAGAGCGCAGGTCACTTCTTGAAATGTATGCAGACTATTTTACTCATCCAGATCAGTTTGTaaggtatattttatataataaatatttagtaaaaattttttacaaatttaatgaaacttttaatatattacaatatttaatatattacattttagcATAGCAGATATGCCTACTCCTAAAGATAGGATGGTTCAAGTAGTTCGTTGGTATTTATGCAGTTTCCATGCAGGTCGTAAGTCAGGAGTGGCTAAAAAACCATATAATCCAATATTAGGtgaaatttttagatgttATTGGGACATTTCTAATGATACTATGGATAATTCTAATGATACAAAACTAGTTGTTGGAGGTCCTGTACCTTGGTGCAAAGAAAATCAGCTTTCATTTATTGCTGAACAAGTATCTCATCATCCTCCTAGTAagttttgtttgtttattagaatctttacaaattctttttataagaaattaatataacttttattatagtaaGTGCATTTTATGCTGAGCATTATGCAAAAAAGATTAGTTTTGGAGCACATGTATGGacaaaaagtaaatttctTGGATTAAGTATAGGAGTACATAATGTTGGAAAGGGTTGGGTAAATGTTTTACAACATGGAGAAGAATATGTATTAACTTTTCCAAATGGTTATGGTAGATCTATTCTTACTGTACCATGGATAGAATTAGGAGGAACTGCAACTATTCATTGTACACAAACTGGTTTTCATGCTACTGTAGAATTTTTGACAAAACCTTTCTATGGTGGTAAACGTAATCGTATTACATGTCAAATTACACAACCAGGAGATAAAAAACCATTTGTTGTTATAAATGGAGAATGGAGTGGTTCAATGGAAGCAAAATGGGCTGATggagtaaatataaaagatagttataaaaaatattgatcttttattttatctcattttgtttcataaattcaATCTTTGCAGAGAACTGAAATATTTGCAGATGTTAAAGAACTTCATACTCAAAGAAAACTAGTGAAACCAATCTGTGAACAAGAAGAACATGAATCCCGGAAAGTTTGGCGAGATGTAACTgttggattaaaaattaacgatatgGAAAAAGCAACAGCAGCTAAGTGTACAATTGAACAAAAACAACGTGATGAAGCAcgtattagaaaagaaaataacattaattggCAAACTAaggtacatttttttttcaaattatatatatatatatgtatatatatatatatatatatatatatatattttttttttttttcttatcttaaataattacataagattttatttgtcGACAGTTATTCAAAGAAACCAAAGATGGTTGGGTTTATATACAACCTCTTGcagatagattatatttttgttccaaTCAAATTGCTACAGCATAGACCTGCATTATGATTTACtgcgattttaaatattgcacaGCACTAGAAATTTAAGGCCTAAtacatatgataatatatatgattaatattcatcatttttaaatttaatgaccTTGTTATAGAGAAGAAAACTAAAAgggtattataaatttctctttaaaaatttttttttttataagccTGATTAAGTACAatagcaaatattaaaatgctatacaatattaatatttcattaaaggtATGTAGATATTTTCATAGCaggcaaattattttttataatatatcaaccATCGACAGctattccattaaaaaaaagatattcgcaTAGTATTATACTATGTATTATATGTCAACATAAACATATAAGCTTatgtattgttaaaaaaatatatatagctataaaaataatattcctgaTGATGATTTACAGTTTCCgttaacaaaaattgaaaaacaatataatacaatataaataagaaaatttaattaaataatgataaagtaAATGCTATTTCTGATAGTATTTttcatagtatattttttctagataTCATCAatgattgaattatataaagacttttttttattacataataattatatatatatttgaatatttagtttcgaatatttttaaataatcattttataatatataaaactaattaataaatataaaaattggataattgtattcataattgtaaaa encodes the following:
- the LOC108002929 gene encoding oxysterol-binding protein-related protein 9 isoform X1, whose amino-acid sequence is MSTMEGSLSKWTNVVNGWQYRWFVLDDNAGLLSYYTSKEKMMRGARRGCVRLRGAIIGIDDEDDSTFTITTSSYKDDPKTFHFQTRNAEERERWIRALEDTILRHSHARWDPKKSPPKQDFDRKVAEADAYLQLLIDQIKLIEAKQRSIAVEDEEKQQKYAAILTQANAMLNSVKHTIVQLQIAKNTAIPVNGIYRGPTDSIHVSSSLSHVAVREPEATVQTGIELGSECVELRLPTLPNAVVDRDLPVPQFSYSSSDEDEDYYDAADEISPPSVIQNHISIRRRDSERSQSHVDVLNENRKQPPLPPTKGDGSVDYDALYEEESETEMDSMESHGSVVTHLLSQVKIGMDLTKVALPTFILERRSLLEMYADYFTHPDQFVSIADMPTPKDRMVQVVRWYLCSFHAGRKSGVAKKPYNPILGEIFRCYWDISNDTMDNSNDTKLVVGGPVPWCKENQLSFIAEQVSHHPPISAFYAEHYAKKISFGAHVWTKSKFLGLSIGVHNVGKGWVNVLQHGEEYVLTFPNGYGRSILTVPWIELGGTATIHCTQTGFHATVEFLTKPFYGGKRNRITCQITQPGDKKPFVVINGEWSGSMEAKWADGRTEIFADVKELHTQRKLVKPICEQEEHESRKVWRDVTVGLKINDMEKATAAKCTIEQKQRDEARIRKENNINWQTKLFKETKDGWVYIQPLADRLYFCSNQIATA
- the LOC108002929 gene encoding oxysterol-binding protein-related protein 9 isoform X2 → MSTMEGSLSKWTNVVNGWQYRWFVLDDNAGLLSYYTSKEKMMRGARRGCVRLRGAIIGIDDEDDSTFTITTSSYKDDPKTFHFQTRNAEERERWIRALEDTILRHSHARWDPKKSPPKQDFDRKVAEADAYLQLLIDQIKLIEAKQRSIAVEDEEKQQKYAAILTQANAMLNSVKHTIVQLQIAKNTAIPVNGIYRGPTDSIHVSSSLSHVAVREPEATVQTGIELGSECVELRLPTLPNAVVDRDLPVPQFSYSSSDEDEDYYDAADEISPPSVIQNHISIRRDSERSQSHVDVLNENRKQPPLPPTKGDGSVDYDALYEEESETEMDSMESHGSVVTHLLSQVKIGMDLTKVALPTFILERRSLLEMYADYFTHPDQFVSIADMPTPKDRMVQVVRWYLCSFHAGRKSGVAKKPYNPILGEIFRCYWDISNDTMDNSNDTKLVVGGPVPWCKENQLSFIAEQVSHHPPISAFYAEHYAKKISFGAHVWTKSKFLGLSIGVHNVGKGWVNVLQHGEEYVLTFPNGYGRSILTVPWIELGGTATIHCTQTGFHATVEFLTKPFYGGKRNRITCQITQPGDKKPFVVINGEWSGSMEAKWADGRTEIFADVKELHTQRKLVKPICEQEEHESRKVWRDVTVGLKINDMEKATAAKCTIEQKQRDEARIRKENNINWQTKLFKETKDGWVYIQPLADRLYFCSNQIATA